One stretch of Halichoerus grypus chromosome 8, mHalGry1.hap1.1, whole genome shotgun sequence DNA includes these proteins:
- the DICER1 gene encoding LOW QUALITY PROTEIN: endoribonuclease Dicer (The sequence of the model RefSeq protein was modified relative to this genomic sequence to represent the inferred CDS: deleted 1 base in 1 codon), with protein MNEKPCFAALSMAGLQLMTPASSPMGPFFGLPWQQEAIHDNIYTPRKYQVELLEAALDHNTIVCLNTGSGKTFIAVLLTKELSYQIRGDFSRNGKRTVFLVNSANQVAQQVSAVRTHSDLKVGEYSDLEVNASWTKEKWNQEFTKHQVLVMTCYVALNVLKNGYLSLSDINLLVFDECHLAILDHPYREIMKLCENCPSCPRILGLTASILNGKCDPEELEEKIQKLEKILKSNAETATDLVVLDRYTSQPCEIVVDCGPFTDRSGLYGRLLVELEDALHFINDCNVSVHSKERDSTLISKQILSDCRAVLVVLGPWCADKVAGMMVRELQKYIKHEQEELHRKFLLFTDTFLRKIHALCEEHFSPASLDLKFVTPKVIKLLEILRKYKPYERQQFESVEWYNNRNQDNYVSWSDSEDDDEDEEIEEKEKPETNFPSPFTNILCGIIFVERRYTAVVLNRLIKEAGKQDPELAYISSNFITGHGIGKNQPRNKQMEAEFRKQEEVLRKFRAHETNLLIATSIVEEGVDIPKCNLVVRFDLPTEYRSYVQSKGRARAPISNYIMLADTDKIKSFEEDLKTYKAIEKILRNKCSKSVDTGETDIEPVVDDDDVFPPYVLRPDDGGPRVTINTAIGHINRYCARLPSDPFTHLAPKCRTRELPDGTFYSTLYLPINSPLRASIVGPPMSCIRLAERVVALICCEKLHKIGELDDHLMPVGKETVKYEEELDLHDEEETSVPGRPGSTKRRQCYPKAIPECLRDSYPKPDQPCYLYVIGMVLTTPLPDELNFRRRKLYPPEDTTRCFGILTAKPIPQIPHFPVYTRSGEVTISIELKKSGFTLSLQMLELITRLHQYIFSHILRLEKPALEFKPTDADSAYCVLPLNVVNDSSTLDIDFKFMEDIEKSEARIGIPSTKYSKETPFVFKLEDYQDAVIIPRYRNFDQPHRFYVADVYTDLTPLSKFPSPEYETFAEYYKTKYNLDLTNLNQPLLDVDHTSSRLNLLTPRHLNQKGKALPLSSAEKRKAKWESLQNKQILVPELCAIHPIPASLWRKAVCLPSILYRLHCLLTAEELRAQTASDAGVGVRSLPVDFRYPNLDFGWKKSIDSKSFISIANSSSAENDNYSKHSTIVVPENAARQGANRTSSLENHDQMSVNCRTLFSESPGKLQIEVSTDLTAINGLSYNKNLANGSYDLANRDFCQGNQLNYYKQEIPVQPTTSYPIQNLYNYENQPKPSDECTLLSNKYLDGNANKSTSDGSPTTAATPGTTEAVRALKDRTGSEKSPCPGYSSRTLGPNPGLILQALTLSNASDGFNLERLEMLGDSFLKHAITTYLFCTYPDAHEGRLSYMRSKKVSNCNLYRLGKKKGLPSRMVVSIFDPPVNWLPPGYVVNQDKSNTDKWEKDEMTKDCMLANGKLDEDFEEEDEEEEDLMWRAPKEDADYEDDFLEYDQEHIKFIDNMLMGSGAFVKKISLSPFSTTDSAYEWKMPKKSSLGSMPFSSDFEDFDYSSWDAMCYLDPSKAVEEDDFVVGFWNPSEENCGVDTGKQSISYDLHTEQCIADKSIADCVEALLGCYLTSCGERAAQLFLCSLGLKVLPVIKRTDREKAMCPTRENFSSQQKNLSGSRAPASVASSRSSVLKDLEYGCLKIPPRCMFDHPDADKTLNHLISGFENFEKKINYRFKNKAYLLQAFTHASYHYNTITDCYQRLEFLGDAILDYLITKHLYEDPRQHSPGVLTDLRSALVNNTIFASLAVKYDYHKYFKAVSPELFHVIDDFVQFQLEKNEMQGMDSELRRSEEDEEKEEDIEVPKAMGDIFESLAGAIYMDSGMSLEMVWHVYYPMMRPLIEKFSANVPRSPVRELLEMEPETAKFSPAERTYDGKVRVTVEVVGKGKFKGVGRSYRIAKSAAARRALRSLKANQPQVPNS; from the exons ATGAATGAAAAGCCCTGCTTTGCAGCC CTCAGCATGGCAGGCCTGCAGCTCATGACCCCTGCCTCCTCACCAATGGGTCCTTTCTTTGGACTGCCATGGCAACAAGAAGCAATTCATGATAACATTTATACGCCAAGAAAATATCAG GTTGAACTGCTTGAAGCAGCTCTGGATCATAATACCATAGTCTGTTTAAACACTGGCTCAGGGAAGACGTTTATTGCAGTACTACTCACTAAAGAGCTGTCCTATCAGATCAGGGGAGACTTcagcagaaatggaaaaaggacGGTGTTCTTGGTCAACTCtg CAAACCAGGTTGCTCAACAAGTGTCAGCTGTCAGAACTCATTCAGATCTCAAGGTTGGGGAATACTCAGACCTAGAAGTAAATGCATCTTGgacaaaagagaaatggaaccaaGAGTTTACTAAGCACCAG GTTCTCGTTATGACTTGCTATGTCGCCTTGAATGTTTTGAAAAATGGTTACTTATCACTGTCAGACATTAACCTTTTGGTCTTTGATGAGTGTCATCTTGCAATCCTAGACCACCCCTACCGAGAAATTATGAAG CTCTGTGAAAATTGTCCATCGTGTCCTCGCATTTTGGGACTCACTGCTTccattttaaatgggaaatgtGATCCTGAGGAATTGGAAGAAAAGATCCAGAAACTGGAGAAAATTCTGAAGAGTAATGCTGAAACTGCAACCGACCTGGTGGTCTTGGACAG ATACACTTCTCAACCGTGTGAGATTGTGGTAGACTGTGGGCCATTCACGGACAGAAGTGGCCTCTATGGCAGACTGCTGGTGGAGCTAGAGGACGCACTTCACTTTATCAACGACTGTAATGTATCTGTGCATTCGAAAGAAAGAGATTCTACTTTAATTTCTAAACAG ATCCTGTCAGACTGTCGTGCGGTATTGGTGGTTCTGGGCCCCTGGTGTGCAGATAAGGTAGCTGGAATGATGGTAAGAGAACTGCAGAAATACATCAAACATGAACAAGAGGAGCTGCACAGgaaatttctattgtttacaGACACCTTCCTGAGGAAAATACATGCACTATGTGAAGAGCACTTCTCTCCTGCCTCACTTGACCTGAAATTTGTAACTCCTAAAGTAATAAAACTGCTTGAAATTTTACGCAAATACAAGCCGTATGAGCGGCAGCAGTTTGAAAGTGTTGAGTGGTATAATAATAGGAATCAGGATAATTATGTGTCTTGGAGTGATTCTGaggatgatgatgaggatgaagaaattgaagaaaaagaaaagccggAGACAaattttccttctccatttaCCAATATTTTATGTGGAATCATTTTTGTGGAAAGAAGATACACGGCCGTTGTCTTGAACAG ATTGATAAAGGAAGCTGGCAAACAAGATCCAGAGCTGGCTTACATCAGCAGCAATTTTATAACTGGACATGGCATTGGAAAGAATCAGCCTCGTAACAAACAGATGGAAGCAGAATTCAGAAAACAGGAAGAG GTCCTTAGGAAATTTCGAGCACATGAGACCAATCTCCTCATTGCAACAAGTATTGTGGAAGAAGGTGTTGATATACCAAAATGCAACTTGGTGGTTCGATTTGATTTGCCCACAGAGTATCGATCCTATGTTCAATCTAAGGGAAGAGCAAGGGCACCGATCTCTAATTATATAATGTTAGCAGATacagacaaaataaaaagttttgaagaAGACCTTAAAACATACAAAGCTATTGAAAAG ATCTTGAGAAACAAGTGTTCCAAGTCAGTTGACACTGGGGAGACTGACATTGAACCTGTTGTGGATGATGACGATGTGTTCCCACCCTATGTGTTGAGGCCCGATGATGGTGGTCCACGAGTCACAATCAACACGGCCATTGGACACATCAATAG atACTGTGCTAGATTACCAAGTGATCCGTTTACTCATCTAGCTCCTAAATGTAGAACCCGAGAGTTGCCTGATGGTACATTTTATTCAACTCTTTATCTGCCAATTAACTCACCTCTCCGAGCCTCCATTGTT GGTCCACCAATGAGCTGTATCCGATTGGCCGAAAGAGTTGTAGCTCTCATTTGCTGTGAAAAACTGCACAAAATTG GTGAACTGGATGACCATTTGATGCCAGTTGGGAAAGAGACTGTTAAATATGAAGAGGAGCTTGATTTACATGATGAAGAGGAGACCAGTGTTCCGGGAAGACCAGGTTCCACAAAACGAAGACAGTGCTACCCAAAAGCA ATTCCAGAATGTTTGAGGGATAGCTATCCCAAACCCGATCAGCCCTGTTACCTGTATGTGATAGGAATGGTTCTGACAACACCCTTACCCGATGAACTCAACTTTCGAAGACGGAAGCTCTATCCCCCTGAGGATACCACAAGATGCTTTGGAATACTGACAGCCAAACCCATACCTCAG atCCCGCACTTTCCTGTGTACACACGCTCTGGAGAGGTGACCATATCCATTGAGTTGAAGAAGTCTGGTTTCACGTTGTCTCTACAAATGCTTGAGTTGATTACAAGACTTCACCAGTATATATTCTCACATATTCTTCGGCTTGAAAAACCTGCACTAGAATTTAAACCCACAGACGCTGATTCAGCATACTGTGTTCTACCTCTTAATGTTG TGAATGACTCCAGCACTTTGGACATTGACTTTAAATTCATGGAAGATATTGAGAAGTCTGAAGCTCGCATAGGCATTCCCAGTACAAAGTATTCAAAAGAAACaccctttgtttttaaattagaagaTTATCAGGATGCAGTTATCATTCCAAG ataccGTAATTTTGATCAGCCTCATCGATTTTATGTAGCTGATGTGTACACTGATCTTACCCCACTGAGTAAATTTCCTTCCCCTGAGTATGAAACTTTCGCAgaatattataaaacaaagtaCAACCTTGACCTGACCAATCTCAACCAGCCACTGCTGGATGTGGACCACACATCTTCAAG ACTTAATCTTTTGACACCTCGCCATTTGAATCAGAAGGGGAAAGCTCTTCCTCTAAGCAGTGCTGAAAAGAGAAAAGCCAAGTGGGAAAGTCTGCAGAATAAACAG ATCCTGGTTCCAGAGCTCTGTGCTATACATCCAATTCCAGCGTCACTGTGGAGAAAAGCAGTCTGTCTCCCTAGTATACTCTATCGCCTTCACTGCCTTTTGACCGCAGAGGAGCTAAGAGCCCAGACGGCCAGCGATGCCGGCGTGGGAGTCCGATCACTTCCCGTGGATTTTAG ATACCCTAACCTAGACTTCGGGTGGAAAAAATCTATTGACAGCAAATCTTTCATCTCAATTGCTAACTCCTCTTCAGCTGAAAATGATAATTACTCTAAGCACAGCACAATTGTAGTCCCTGAAAATGCTGCACGTCAAGGTGCTAATAGAACCTCCTCTCTAGAAAATCATGACCAAATGTCTGTGAACTGCAGAACGTTATTCAGTGAGTCACCTGGTAAGCTCCAAATTGAAGTTTCAACAGATCTTACAGCAATTAATGGTCTTTCTTACAATAAAAATCTTGCCAATGGCAGTTATGATTTAGCTAACAGAGACTTTTGCCAAGGAAATCAGCTGAATTACTACAAGCAGGAAATACCTGTACAACCAACTACCTCATATCCCATTCAGAATTTATACAATTATGAGAACCAGCCCAAGCCCAGCGATGAATGTACTCTACTGAGTAATAAATACCTTGATGGAAATGCTAACAAATCTACCTCAGATGGAAGTCCCACGACGGCCGCGACGCCTGGTACTACCGAAGCTGTTCGAGCGCTCAAGGACAGGACGGGTTCTGAGAAGAGCCCGTGTCCTGGGTACTCCTCGAGGACTCTTGGCCCCAATCCTGGACTTATTCTGCAGGCTTTGACCCTTTCCAATGCTAGTGATGGATTTAACCTGGAGCGGCTTGAAATGCTTGGTGACTCCTTTTTAAAGCATGCCATCACCACGTATCTATTTTGCACTTATCCTGATGCTCATGAGGGCCGCCTTTCATATATGAGAAGCAAAAAG GTCAGCAACTGTAATCTGTATCGGCTTGGAAAAAAGAAGGGACTGCCCAGCCGCATGGTGGTATCAATATTTGATCCCCCTGTGAATTGGCTTCCTCCTGGTTATGTAGTAAACCAAGACAAAAGTAACACAgataaatgggaaaaagatgAAATG ACAAAAGACTGCATGTTGGCTAATGGCAAGCTGGACGAGGACTttgaggaggaggacgaggaggaggaggatctgATGTGGAGGGCTCCAAAGGAGGATGCCGATTATGAAGATGATTTCCTGGAGTATGATCAGGAACATATCAAATTTATAGATAACATGTTAATGGGATCAGGAgcttttgtaaagaaaatttctctttctcccttttcaacCACTGATTCTGCGTATGAATGGAAAATGCCCAAAAAATCCTCCTTAGGTAGTATGCCATTCTCATCAGATTTTGAGGATTTTGACTATAGCTCTTGGGATGCAATGTGCTATCTGGATCCTAGCAAAGCTGTTGAAGAGGATGACTTTGTGGTGGGGTTCTGGAATCCATCCGAAGAAAACTGTGGTGTTGACACAGGGAAACAGTCCATCTCTTACGACTTGCACACTGAGCAGTGTATCGCGGACAAAAGCATAGCCGACTGTGTGGAAGCCCTGCTGGGCTGCTATTTAACCAGCTGTGGCGAGAGGGCTGCTCAGCTTTTCCTCTGCTCGCTGGGGCTGAAGGTGCTCCCGGTAATTAAAAGGACTGATCGGGAAAAGGCCATGTGCCCTACTAGGGAGAATTTCAGCAGCCAACAAAAGAACCTTTCAGGGAGCCGTGCTCCTGCCTCTGTGGCCAGCTCGCGCTCCTCAGTGTTGAAAGACTTGGAGTATGGTTGTTTGAAGATTCCACCAAGGTGTATGTTTGATCATCCAGACGCAGATAAAACACTGAATCACCTTATATCGGGTTTTGAAAATTTCGAAAAGAAAATCAACTACAGATTCAAGAATAAGGCTTACCTTCTACAGGCTTTTACCCATGCCTCCTACCACTACAATACCATTACTG ATTGTTACCAGCGCCTGGAGTTCCTGGGAGATGCGATTTTGGACTACCTCATAACCAAGCACCTTTACGAAGACCCGCGGCAGCACTCCCCGGGCGTCCTGACCGACCTGCGGTCCGCGCTGGTCAACAACACCATCTTCGCGTCGCTGGCGGTCAAGTACGACTACCACAAGTACTTCAAAGCCGTCTCCCCCGAGCTCTTCCACGTCATCGACGACTTCGTGCAGTTCCAGCTGGAGAAGAACGAGATGCAGGGCATGGACTCCGAG